The genomic DNA CAACTGATGGAGACCGAGACGCAGACCCAGGACGTCAACAAACTCACCCCGCGGATCTCCGAGACGGCGGCGCTGCTGTGGAAGCTCTACGTCGGGCTGACCGCGCTGATGATCGTCGTCCTCTCGCTGCTCGGAGTCGTCGGCCTCGCCCCGGAGATGACCCTCTTCGACGCCGTCGCCCACGCGTTCACCGCGGTCTCGACGAGCGGGTTCTCGCCGCGCGGAGACAGCATCGCGACGTTCTCTCCGGCGGTCCAGTGGGCGGTGATTCCGTTTATGGCTCTCGGGGCGACCAGTTTCGTGCTCCTGTACTTCGTTCTGCAGGGGGACTTCTCCCGCCTCCGCGAGAGCGACGAGTTCCGCTTCTACGTCGGTACTCTCACGCTGTTCACCGTCGCGACCGCGGCCGTCCTGTCCACCGACGCGGCGGCGGCGCTGACCGTCGAAGAGACGGTCCGTCACTCGCTGTTTCAGGTCGTCTCCATCGTCACGACCACGGGCTATGCGAGCGTCGACTTCGACCTCTGGTCGCCGGCGGCGAAGCACCTGCTCTTCGTGGGGATGTTCATCGGCGGGATGGCCGGCAGCACGACCTGTTCGATCAAGGCGCTGCGCTGGCTGGTCGTGATCAAGGCGTTCCGCCGGGACCTGTTCGTGGCGACGACGCCGAGCGCGATCCGCCCGGTCCGACTGAGCGGGAACGTCGTCGACGAGGAGACGGTCCGAGACATCTACGCCTACACGCTCGTCAGCCTCGTGTTCTTCATCCTCGGGACCGTCTTCGTCGTGATCGACGCCTCCCGCGTTCAGGTCGCCGTCACGGAGTTCGAGGCGATGAGCGCGGTCGCGGCGACGTTCTTCAACGTCGGCCCCGCCTTCGGGATCGCCGGCCCGCTCGCGAGTTACGAGCCGTTCCCGCCCACGACGAAGTTCGCGATGACGCTGCTGATGTGGATCGGCCGGATCGAGATCATCCCCGTCCTGGTGCTTCTGACGCCGTCCTTCTGGCGTTCGTAGCCCCCCGTCGGACCTCCCCACGGGGCGAATCGTGAGACGAGAATCGCAACGCACCTTACCGTCCGTCGCCGAACCCGAGTCGTGACCGAGTCGTCGACCGAAACGTCGCCGTACGCCCGTCGGATGCTCGTGACGGTCTCGCTCGGGTGGGCGCTGTTGCAGACCGGCCGGTTCCTGCTCTCGCCGCTTCTGCCGACGATCATCGCCGACCTCGGCATCTCCGAGGCGATGGCCGGCATCGCGCTCTCGATCTTCGGCGGGGCGTACGCGCTCGTGCAGTACCCCGGCGGCGAGTACTCCGATCGGTGGAACCGGACGACGCTCATCGTACCCGGACTCGTCGTCCTCGCGGTCGGGTTCGCGCTCTTCGGCCTGGCGACCGGGCTGGCGACGTTTCTCGTCGCCGCGACCGTCGTCGGGGTCGGAAAGGGGCTGTTCGCGATCCCCTCGCGGGCGCTGCTCTCGGATCTCTTCACCGAGCGGCGCGGCCGCGCCCTGGGGATCTACGCCGCCGGAACCGACCTCGGCGGCCTCCTCTCGTCCGGTATCGCCGTGCTCGCACTGACCTACGCGACCTGGCGGACGCCCTTCTTTCCGGTCGCCGTCGCGCTCGCGGCGATCACGCTGGTCTACGCCTCGCTGACCCGCGAGGGATACCGCGTCGGGAGCCCGACGCTCGAACTCCGAAGCACGGTCGGGCGGCTGGTTCAGAGCAGCCGGCAACGCGAGACGCTCGTCGCCTTCTCGCTGTTTTACTTTATGGTCGGCGGGTTCATCAACTTCGCGCC from Halobellus limi includes the following:
- a CDS encoding MFS transporter; the encoded protein is MLVTVSLGWALLQTGRFLLSPLLPTIIADLGISEAMAGIALSIFGGAYALVQYPGGEYSDRWNRTTLIVPGLVVLAVGFALFGLATGLATFLVAATVVGVGKGLFAIPSRALLSDLFTERRGRALGIYAAGTDLGGLLSSGIAVLALTYATWRTPFFPVAVALAAITLVYASLTREGYRVGSPTLELRSTVGRLVQSSRQRETLVAFSLFYFMVGGFINFAPTYLAQAKGFSESLAGLTFAIVFAVGFAVKPVAGTLGDRFSRRGIAVTGLLVAAAALVALVAAGSNVAIWLAVGLLALGYKTGFPLADAIILDGAPAEGMGADLGAARAIFLSANAIGPAYVGIVATYGSYDAAFGGFVVCLLVAAALLFRAG
- a CDS encoding TrkH family potassium uptake protein; this encodes MTLRVDWRVSVGLVGTILKWLWVPLALPFALALYDGTPIVPFLVPMVGTLLVGAGLERLPETRDLRAREAFLMVALTWLSIALVGTVPFLLAGNGTLATPVNALFESMSGITTTGATVVVDFGAHSRAIHLWRSTLQWLGGLGILVLATALLSQLSVGGAQLMETETQTQDVNKLTPRISETAALLWKLYVGLTALMIVVLSLLGVVGLAPEMTLFDAVAHAFTAVSTSGFSPRGDSIATFSPAVQWAVIPFMALGATSFVLLYFVLQGDFSRLRESDEFRFYVGTLTLFTVATAAVLSTDAAAALTVEETVRHSLFQVVSIVTTTGYASVDFDLWSPAAKHLLFVGMFIGGMAGSTTCSIKALRWLVVIKAFRRDLFVATTPSAIRPVRLSGNVVDEETVRDIYAYTLVSLVFFILGTVFVVIDASRVQVAVTEFEAMSAVAATFFNVGPAFGIAGPLASYEPFPPTTKFAMTLLMWIGRIEIIPVLVLLTPSFWRS